A window of the Echeneis naucrates chromosome 3, fEcheNa1.1, whole genome shotgun sequence genome harbors these coding sequences:
- the LOC115041067 gene encoding aggrecan core protein-like isoform X2, whose translation MISWAVLLCLCLNVISATFDYMYEEHSFLDPEDVLSVSIPLEGPQHPLLGETMLLPCYFEDHTVQDPGAPTIGPLSHRIKWSLVTKEKVTTILVALEGEVHVTESYLDRVHLVGYPGTPTDASMKISELRSSDTGVYRCEVQHGIEDNHDIVHVQVQGIVFHYRAIMGRYSLTFEKAKAACTQNSAVLASPEQLQAAYDDGFHQCDAGWLSDQTVRYPIHDPRVNCYGDKEELPGVRTYGVRDLNETYDVYCFAEKMTGRVFYTASAEKFSFYEAVEACSKEGARLATTGQLYLAWKGGMDVCNAGWLGDRSVRYPINIRRPQCGGGLLGVRTVYLHTNQTGYPLPESRYDCFCYTESPDEESSGMIDGGSDILSVTTVTQSPDMFFRRTTTESEAIGEVETQQPTIVDSTYSPTELPLPEPPNVTELITDVIKSVTAQPVVGRTPTKGFIIPPTGVVFHYRSGSARYAFTFVEAQLACQSVGASIATPEQLQAAYDDGYHHCDAGWLLDQTVRYPIVFPCDKCAGDLGYQPGVRSYGLRPADEKYDVYCYIDRLRGDVFHVGSAEGLTYDEAAFSCQEQNSVLASTGQLYAAWRMGLDQCRAGWLLDRSVRYPIKKPRAECGEGKSGVHTVYAHPNRTQYPKPNTKFDAYCFRANETGLNITDIQEALVNMTSITDLLRPVVPSIAPPIHVETSGSGSSSAVDGASGGHSGDVSGSEDQVTSGYLSGSGDEVTSGYLSGSGDVSGSGDEVISGYLSGSGDVSGSGNEVISGYLSGSGDVSGSGDEVISGYLSGSGDVSGSGDEVISGYLSGSGDVSGSGDQLTSGYLSGSGELTGFGDQPASGDPSGSGSGGSGLSSADGSGSGLSGEESGFSVVFSGIDRIISEERSVSGRIQEAGEGSTGILIFDASKVGSGEISGSGDLSGFGSGSGFSFVDFGSSTDSSEESKQLNGMPSGFLLTRDFSGFSGFPSGFSSGSASGQSGEFSGREQMLLIHDELIDTSTTITHKEHELGGGSLMYSGSGDISGSGELSGELSGDLSGSALASGSGFGSGVTLLGSGFTELTVSSYGEQEASGFLLYSSGQASGEHLSGFGSSSFLSGSGEEMSESESSTSGEESSVTLLGRDFISEASVDVTLSMELGQGSVEYSSEGGSSSSGLYSGSRDYDSSIASNILATGASSGHLPEMVLPSPSSKGALTESTRGPEAAYSEADLSKTHHDVYMTHGPAVVPAGLATPPTTATLTAMQIPSTVGRTESVEGGFNPCDPNPCGAASCTVEDGVALCHEVDVCHSNPCANGATCVESADSYKCLCLPSYGGKRCEIDEQQCEDGWTKFQGNCYLHFSDRETWLDAEGRCRDLSAHLVSIITPEEQDFVNSNAQDYQWIGLNDKTVENDFRWTDGAPLQFDNWRPNQPDNYFNSGEDCVVMIWHEKGQWNDVPCNYHLPFTCKKGPVSCGAPPEVKNAHMYGNMREEYPVNAIIRYQCNPGFRQRHLPVVHCKADGQWEKPKVECTDVKARKIRQQRESRTPATSRNIH comes from the exons GATCACACTGTCCAGGACCCAGGGGCTCCCACTATTGGCCCCCTCTCTCATCGCATCAAATGGAGCCttgtcacaaaagaaaaagtcacaACCATCCTTGTGGCCTTGGAAGGAGAGGTTCATGTCACAGAGAGCTACTTGGACAGAGTTCACCTGGTGGGATACCCCGGAACCCCAACAGATGCTAGCATGAAAATATCTGAGCTCAGATCTAGTGACACAGGAGTGTATCGCTGTGAGGTTCAGCACGGGATTGAGGACAACCACGACATCGTCCATGTGCAGGTTCAAG GTATTGTGTTCCACTACCGGGCCATCATGGGCCGCTACAGTTTGACTTTTGAGAAAGCTAAGGCAGCATGCACCCAGAACAGTGCAGTGCTGGCTTCACCTGAACAGCTGCAGGCAGCATACGATGATGGCTTCCACCAGTGTGACGCTGGCTGGCTCTCCGATCAGACAGTCAG GTACCCGATCCATGACCCCCGGGTGAACTGCTATGGTGACAAAGAGGAACTGCCTGGAGTCAGGACGTATGGAGTGCGAGACCTCAACGAGACTTATGATGTCTACTGCTTTGCTGAGAAGATGACAG gcaGAGTGTTCTACACTGCTTCTGCTGAAAAGTTCAGCTTCTATGAGGCTGTGGAGGCGTGCTCAAAGGAGGGAGCTCGGCTTGCAACAACAGGTCAGCTCTACCTAGCCTGGAAGGGCGGGATGGATGTCTGCAATGCTGGCTGGCTAGGAGACAGGAGCGTTCGCTACCCCATCAACATTCGTCGGCCGCAGTGTGGAGGTGGTCTGCTGGGGGTGCGAACAGTTTACCTCCACACCAACCAGACAGGGTATCCACTCCCTGAATCGCGCTATGATTGCTTCTGCTACACAG AGTCACCTGATGAGGAAAGTTCAGGCATGATAGACGGAGGAAGTGACATTCTTAGTGTTACCACGGTGACACAGAGCCCAGACATGTTCTTCAGGAGGACAACCACAGAGAGCGAGGCGATTGGAGAGGTGGAGACTCAACAACCCACCATTGTGGACTCAACCTACAGCCCCACCGAGCTCCCACTCCCTGAGCCACCCAATGTCACTGAGCTCATCACTGACGTGATAAAGTCAGTCACTGCTCAGCCCGTTGTAGGCAGGACACCCACCAAAGGCTTCATAATTCCACCAACTG gagtGGTCTTTCATTACCGCTCGGGGTCTGCTCGCTATGCATTCACCTTTGTTGAAGCTCAGCTGGCCTGTCAGAGTGTTGGGGCCTCCATCGCCACACCAGAGCAGCTGCAGGCAGCATACGACGACGGATATCACCACTGTGATGCAGGGTGGTTACTGGACCAGACTGTGAG GTATCCTATTGTTTTCCCTTGTGATAAGTGTGCTGGAGATCTGGGATATCAACCTGGAGTTCGGTCTTACGGCTTGAGGCCAGCAGATGAAAAATATGATGTGTACTGCTACATCGATAGACTCAGAG gtgatgtttTCCATGTGGGATCCGCCGAAGGTCTCACCTATGATGAAGCTGCTTTTAGCTGTCAAGAGCAGAACTCTGTATTGGCCTCCACTGGACAGCTCTACGCAGCCTGGAGAATGGGTTTGGACCAGTGCCGAGCCGGCTGGCTACTGGATCGTAGTGTCCGTTACCCCATCAAGAAACCCCGTGCTGAGTGTGGAGAAGGAAAATCAGGAGTGCACACTGTGTACGCCCACCCCAACCGGACTCAATACCCTAAACCTAACACCAAATTTGATGCATACTGTTTCAGAG CTAATGAAACTGGATTAAACATCACAGATATCCAAGAGGCTCTTGTAAACATGACATCAATTACTGATTTGTTGAGGCCTG ttGTTCCCTCTATTGCACCACCCATCCACGTGGAGACATCGGGCTCTGGGTCAAGCTCAGCAGTTGATGGTGCCTCTGGGGGTCACTCTGGAGATGTGTCTGGTTCTGAGGACCAGGTAACCTCTGGATACCTGTCTGGTTCTGGGGACGAGGTTACCTCTGGATACCTGTCTGGCTCTGGAGATGTGTCTGGTTCTGGGGACGAGGTTATCTCTGGATACCTGTCTGGCTCTGGGGATGTGTCTGGTTCTGGGAACGAGGTTATCTCTGGATATCTGTCTGGCTCTGGAGATGTGTCTGGTTCTGGGGACGAGGTTATCTCTGGATACCTGTCTGGCTCTGGAGATGTGTCTGGTTCTGGGGACGAGGTTATCTCTGGATACCTGTCTGGCTCTGGAGATGTGTCTGGTTCTGGGGACCAGCTTACCTCTGGATATCTGTCTGGCTCTGGAGAGCTCACTGGTTTTGGAGATCAGCCTGCTTCTGGGGACCCATCTGGCTCTGGCAGTGGAGGGTCAGGTCTTAGCAGTGCCGATGGTTCTGGATCAGGTCTAAGTGGAGAAGAATCTGGgttctctgttgttttttcaggCATTGACCGCATTATCTCTGAAGAGCGTTCTGTCTCAGGAAGAATCCAAGAAGCTGGAGAGGGGAGCACAGGGATCCTTATCTTTGATGCATCTAAAGTAGGCTCTGGAGAGATCAGTGGCAGTGGGGACCTCTCTGGATTTGGTTCAGGATCTGGATTCAGCTTTGTGGACTTTGGTTCTTCCACTGATAGCTCTGAGGAAAGTAAACAATTAAATGGCATGCCATCTGGTTTCCTCCTTACTCGGGACTTTTCTGGGTTCAGTGGTTTCCCATCAGGATTCTCTTCTGGAAGTGCCAGTGGACAATCAGGAGAGTTCTCAGGTAGAGAGCAGATGTTACTGATCCACGATGAACTGATTGATACATCTACTACTATTACCCACAAAGAGCATGAGCTTGGTGGAGGCTCACTGATGTACAGTGGCTCTGGAGACATTTCAGGATCTGGTGAGCTCAGTGGGGAACTCAGTGGCGATCTCAGTGGTTCAGCTTTAGCGAGTGGCTCCGGGTTTGGCTCAGGTGTGACCTTGTTGGGCTCAGGATTCACTGAGCTTACAGTGTCATCCTATGGAGAGCAGGAGGCTTCTGGATTTTTACTCTACAGCTCTGGACAAGCAAGTGGCGAACATCTGTCTGGATTTGGAAGCTCAAGTTTCCTTTCTGGATCTGGTGAGGAAATGTCTGAATCTGAGTCTTCTACAAGTGGAGAAGAAAGTAGTGTTACACTTCTGGGTAGGGATTTCATATCAGAAGCATCTGTAGACGTGACACTGTCCATGGAGCTTGGACAGGGATCTGTGGAGTACAGTAGCGAAGGAGGAAGTAGCAGCAGTGGCCTTTATTCTGGGAGCAGAGATTATGACTCATCCATAGCCAGCAACATTTTAGCTACCGGAGCTTCTTCTGGACACCTACCAGAGATGGTGCTACCCTCTCCATCCAGTAAAGGGGCACTTACAGAGAGCACGAGAGGACCAGAGGCAGCCTATAGTGAGGCTGATCTGTCCAAGACCCATCATGATGTCTACATGACCCATGGCCCTGCAGTTGTCCCTGCAGGTCTGGCTACTCccccaacaacagcaacactaaCTGCTATGCAAATACCAAGCACTGTGGGAAGAACAGAGTCAGTAGAAG GTGGCTTCAACCCATGTGATCCCAACCCATGTGGTGCCGCTTCATGTACAGTAGAGGATGGAGTTGCTCTCTGCCATG AGGTAGATGTGTGCCATTCCAACCCGTGTGCCAATGGAGCCACCTGTGTGGAGAGTGCAGACTCTTACAAATGCTTATGCCTGCCAAGTTACGGAGGGAAACGCTGTGAGATCG ATGAGCAGCAGTGTGAGGATGGCTGGACTAAGTTTCAGGGGAACTGCTACCTGCACTTCTCTGACAGAGAGACGTGGCTGGATGCTGAGGGTCGCTGCCGTGACCTCAGTGCCCATCTAGTCAGCATCATCACCCCAGAGGAGCAAGACTTTGTCAACT CAAACGCACAAGACTATCAGTGGATCGGGCTCAATGACAAGACAGTTGAAAATGACTTCCGCTGGACAGACGGCGCTCCACTG cAATTCGATAACTGGAGGCCAAACCAGCCAGATAATTACTTCAACTCTGGAGAAGACTGTGTGGTGATGATCTGGCATGAGAAAGGCCAGTGGAATGACGTGCCCTGCAATTACCACCTGCCATTCACCTGCAAGAAAGGTCCAG TGTCCTGTGGCGCTCCACCGGAGGTCAAGAACGCTCACATGTATGGTAACATGAGGGAGGAGTATCCTGTCAACGCCATCATCAGGTATCAATGCAACCCAGGATTTAGACAGCGCCACCTGCCAGTGGTCCATTGTAAAGCAGACGGACAGTGGGAGAAACCCAAGGTGGAATGCACGGATG TGAAAGCCAGAAAAATaagacagcagagggagagcagaacTCCAGCAACCAGCAGGAACATTCACtga